The window TAAGTGCTAAATTTAATCCGGTTCTCTGCGCCATGATTCCAAGCAATATTGTCAATATCGCTAATACGCCCATTCCAATGCCAATTGCCCACAATGCCATAACAGGTGGAACACCGGGTTGATTTCCAAATCCAGCCAGGACTCCACCAACAAAAAGACCGGTAACTACGTAACCGAACCCTACCCAGACCAGCACTTGTTTCCATGTAGGACGACGTGACTCTGCCGGAACAGCCTCAAGCATGAATTCACTGTCTTGCACATCAGGTTCTGATGACTTCTGTAGATCCAGCACTCCCTTTCCACTCCTTTCATTAAATGGCCCTATCAAAATGATATTCGACGAAGGGAGCTATTATGAAAACGGCACTAAACTGTGTACCTGCTTAGCCCCCGATAAGAGCTGACTTCTGCTCCTTCAGGCGTCCGGAACATATCCGATTAAAATGCCTTTATAAGCAACAAAAAACTGACCCAACGCAATCAATCTTGCGTCAGGGTCAGCCTTATAATCTTTCTATTGGTTCCTTATTACCGTTACGTTTAAGAGTGACAATTAGATATTATTTCTCACAATCTTTAATTTCCTCAAATCCTTCACATCCGCCACGCCCGACAAAGCCATGGAAATCCGGAATTCTTCCAGTAAATTGTTTAACACATGAGCAACACCTGCTTGGCCCCCGACAGCAAGTCCATAAATATAGGGCCGCCCGACCAATACCGCATCCGCTCCCAGCGCCATTGCCTTCAAGATATCGGAACCGCGTCGCACCCCGCTGTCGAACAAGACCGGCATTTTGCCATCCACCGCTTGCACGATTTCCGGCAACGCATCGATGCTGGCAATCGCGCCATCCAATTGACGGCCACCGTGATTGGACACAATGATCCCATCAATTCCATTGTCCATCGCCAACTTGGCATCTTCCGGATGCAAAACCCCTTTCAATATGATCGGCAGCTTCGTCCACTTCCGTAACTCCGCCACCTGCTTCCAGCTCAATGACGGGTGCAGAATATTGTCCAAAATCCCTTGAACGATTGCAGATTGATCCCTTGTCGGCAAAGAGTCCATGAAGACAGCATCCGACTCATAGTTCCCTTGGCCGAATCCCGCAGCGAGCGGAGAAAATCGGCTGCGGATGTCCTGCTCCCGCCAACCGATCATCATCGTGTCGATCGTCAGTACAATTGCTTCATATCCGGCATTTTCCGCCCGTTTGACCATGCTGTACGCGATTTCTTCGTTCTGAGACCAATAGAGCTGATACCACTTCGGACTTGTCCCTGTGGCCGCTGCAATCTCTTCGATCGAGCAACTCGACACCGTGCTTTGAATGAAAGGTAGTCCGAGATCAGCCGCAGCTTTCGCTGTCGCCACCTCTCCTTCCTCATGCACCATCTTCTGCACACCAATCGGCGCAATCAGCAACGGAGAAGAATAAGTACGGCCAAACAAAGTGACCGACGTTTCGACGTGTGAAACATCGTTCAAGAAACGTGGCACATAGGAATATTTCGCAAGTGACGCCACATTATCGCGCATCGTCTGCTCCCCGCCCGCCCCAGATTGAATATAGCCGTAAGGTCCTGCATCAAGCAGTTCCCGGGCGGCCGCCTCCAACTCGGCAAACGCAGCCGGATATGCCCCTGCCGCATGGATATTTTTTAGCATCGTTTTTTCGTGGTTGAATACTGTCATCGTATATCCTTCTTCCTTTATGTAATGAATTTTCTTATATTATACTACACCTTTTTAGCAACTTGCCTGTTCTTTTAGAAAACTTCCCCGCACTGACAATGGATACATCTACGTCAAAAAGCCGTCCCCACAGGAACGGCTTTTCTCCATCCAGTTATTCCACCGGGAACACCCTGCCCCGTTCATCTTTATAAACGACGTGATGACGCTCGAACTTCGTCGGTGAATCAAGTCCAGCAGCGGCTGCCATTCGGAATAGTCCCTCACGCATCGTCAATATATAATTGGCGACACGATATTTCTTCTCCTCAATCACGAGACCCTCTTGCAATTTCCTATCTGTCGTCGCTACACCGGCGGGGCAATCGTTCGTATGGCAGCGATGCGCCATGATGCAACCGACGGAAATCATGAAACCGCGGGCAATTTGCACTAAATCCGCTCCCATGGCAAGGGCAATCGCAGCTTTATCAGGTGTCGTGATTTTGCCGGATGCAATAATTTTCACCCGATCCCGCACTTCATATTTACGCAAAGCATCATCCAGCAGGACAAGAGATGAATGCAGCGGCA is drawn from Sporosarcina sp. FSL W7-1349 and contains these coding sequences:
- a CDS encoding alpha-hydroxy acid oxidase gives rise to the protein MTVFNHEKTMLKNIHAAGAYPAAFAELEAAARELLDAGPYGYIQSGAGGEQTMRDNVASLAKYSYVPRFLNDVSHVETSVTLFGRTYSSPLLIAPIGVQKMVHEEGEVATAKAAADLGLPFIQSTVSSCSIEEIAAATGTSPKWYQLYWSQNEEIAYSMVKRAENAGYEAIVLTIDTMMIGWREQDIRSRFSPLAAGFGQGNYESDAVFMDSLPTRDQSAIVQGILDNILHPSLSWKQVAELRKWTKLPIILKGVLHPEDAKLAMDNGIDGIIVSNHGGRQLDGAIASIDALPEIVQAVDGKMPVLFDSGVRRGSDILKAMALGADAVLVGRPYIYGLAVGGQAGVAHVLNNLLEEFRISMALSGVADVKDLRKLKIVRNNI